GGTGTTCTTCCAGTTCGGCGGCCGTGACCAATGCCTCCTCGGCGACCAATCGGCCGCGCTCCGAGGTATTGCGACCTTTGTAGCCAGGGAGCTGTTGAACGGCCCGCTGTAGCGTCTCGTGCCAGCGTTCAACGTGGGGGTTGTCCGTTGGCTTTTTCCCGCGACTGAGCAACAAGTCAATCCCGAAGTCACGCAGAATCGCGCGGAAGTGATCGGACACGAAGATCGAACCGTGGTCGGCGCGGATCGCGTCCGGCATGACGCCAGGGATGTGGTGCTCTCCTTGAAGCGTAGTGAAATCGGGTGCAACACTTCTGCGCCCAACCTTGACCGCGACATCAGAAGCGTCGACGACTTGGGGCAAACCGGCCCAGCGCCAGTGACTGATGGTGGTGCCCTCCACCATCATCGAGAACGGGCGGCAGATGTCGTAAAGAAGTAGCCCGGCATCGATTCCATCGGCGCTCTTCGGCACCACGCGCAGTGCGAGGATCACTCTGGTGGCGACGTCGATCGCAGTGAGGATTTCGACGCTGAAGGGTCGCCCGAGAAGCGGGTCATATACGAGGTTATCCGCCCTCGTGGCGTCGATGGCGACTATTTGCCCAGGCCTGATTGCGGGGAAGTGCTCTTTGCCCGATACGCGCTGTAGCGACCGGCTTCTCTGGGTGCGGGTTGTTGCGCCCGCGCCCCGTTTGAGGTGCGCGAGATACTCTGCCGTCAGGCGCTGCGGCGTGGAGACATTCACGTGCCCTGCACGCTTGAGCTCAACCTTGATCCGCCGATCAAGCTCGCTGATGTTGACGTCCGCCCGATCTCCGTCCAGGGTGGCGAAGACCAACTCAGCAACAGTCCGATAGCGCTCATCGATTCGCTCCCACGTCTGTTCGCGACGCAGGGATCTGGCATCGAGGAGCCCGAGTAGTCCGTCGCGTTTCCAAGCACGCACCCAGTTGCGGATGGTGCTGTCGACCGGAGCCGATCGCTTGATCTCACCGTTCGCGATGCGGCGTTGTAGGGCACGATCTCCCGCAGCTTCTTGCTGCAACGCGACCGCCATCGCGCGACAGCGCGCCGCCTCGGAGACGCCGAAGCCTTCACCGAAGGGTGGGCGCGGTTCGCCGTCGCGCGCGAGTTCGGCGTGACCGTCCCGGTAGCCGGTCAGTATCTCTTGCACGATTTCAAGTTTGTCGAGGGCGGCTCGGCGCGTTTCCTCAGACAGGCCATCCCAGTACGGGCGGAGCGCCGGTCTGATTGGCGCTACATCGCCATCGACCACGAGTCGCACCTCGGCGAGTTCGGGCCAATCGACGTGCAAGGAATCGCCGACGCTGGTGCGGAGGTCTACGCCGGCCGCTGATACCGCTGTCACCAGACCGGTTCCCCACTCAGTCAGAAGTCGGCCACCGACCTCAACCACTGTGCGACTTGTGTCCATTACGCCACCAGTCCTGCGCGCACTGGCGTTTCCATCGTCAATCGCTTCGAGAGGTTGGTATCCAGTTCGCCGGACCAGACCATGTGCCAGACCACGGCGATGGCCTCCCCGTTTCCGGTATCCAGACGAAATAGGGAGCCCAGAGTCGCGGCGTCGTTACTTGCTTCCTTCCCGATCTCGCCAGCCACCTGGTCATACCAGGAAGGCCTTCGGCGGTAGCCGTGCAGCCACAGAAGGTTTAGGCGTTCTACGCGGTCGAGCCCGTTGAATACCTCGTGGCGCCATCCCACATTCGCGCAGGCGGCCTCGACCATTGCGACCTGAAGCTTGAATTTGTCGTCCATCTTGTGCGGCAGGCGTGCATTCCAGAGCGTTACCGACCCGGTGTCGTCAAGGCTGAGTAAGTCGGGCGTGTTTTTCGCCGAGGACGATCCGCCCCGCTTCAGCTGACACGGTTGCGGTACCAGCGCGACGACATCGTGGAGCCGGTCCAGGCGTCGCAAGAGGTCATGCTCGAGGCCCGACTCGAGTTCAAGGTGGTCGCGCATGGTCAGTGAATACGCAGTGACCGGTATGTGCCGTTGTCGCTCCGACGATCGAGGCTTGCGAATCGGAACTACACGTGCAAGATCCGGCGGACCGTCAGACTGCCAGTTCCACACACGGGACACCTTGTCGCCAGCGAATCGGAACCGCCAAGTCACCGCCGCGCCGGAACTCTCGGTCAAGTGACACCTCCGCTTCGGCAGGAATTAGCAGCAAATCTAGCAAGAAATCGAGGTCGGAGAGCCGCTAAGGGAGGAAGTCGACAAACGGTCAGCGAGGCATTTCGCGTGATAGGCCGACGTCTCCTCCGCCCCATCAGCGGTCCGTGTCGGAAGGTTGCTATAGGTTGCTCCCATGGCCAAAGGCGATCAGGTCGCGCCGTCGACGAAGTTCGAGCAGACGCTGCGGGCATCGGCTCAACTGCCGGGTGTGCAGATCAACCGGGAGGCCTTCCTCCGCAGAGAGCTGAAGCGATACTGCACCGACGAGCAGATCAAACTCGCTATCGCCACAACACCGGCCGAAGCAGGCGTAACACCTCAAGTGATCGACAAGATCGCCAACAGCGTGATCAAGTACGAGACCGGCAAGGTGACGACACTTTCCACGGCAGCTGGCATCCCCGGAGGCCTCGCAGCGATCGGCACGGTCCCGGCCGATATCGCACAGTACTATGGCTACCTTCTTCGCGTCGTCCAGAAACTCGCCTACATCTACAGCTGGCCGGAGCTCTTCGACGACAACGCCGACGGAATGGACTCCGCGACCGAAAGCATGCTCACGCTGTTCATCGGCGTGATGTTTGGCGTGAACGCGGCCCAGGCCAGCGTGGCGCAAGTCTCGAAGTTGATCGCAAGTGAAGTGGCCAGGAAGCTGCCGCAGAAGGCTCTCACCAAGGGTGCGATATATCCGGTGGTCAAGAAGGTTGCAGGGCTCCTGGGCATTCAGATGACCAAGCAGGTCTTCGCCAAGAGCGCAGCCAAGGTCGTGCCGCTGGTAGGAGCGGTTGTCTCGGGAAGCCTGACCTTCGTCACGTTCATGCCGATGTCGAAGCGGCTCCAGAAGCACCTCGCAACCCTTCCGCTGACCAAGCCCGGTCACGGAGTCACCACACAAGCGCCGAATCCGCCGAGCACATCCCCAAAACCAGCGCCAACGTCATCTGCGAATTAGACGAGCTCATCCCACTGGCCAATCGCCGATGGCCGGCCGCCAGACGCCGGTCACTTCAGACCCTTCGTCGCCCGGTTTCACCGCGCAATCGGCGATTCCCAGGCATAGATTGCCCGGCAAAATTAGCAGGAAATCACGCGAAAACGCGGGCTACGGGCAACGCTCGACCGACCATGTTTGCCCTAGTCAGGGCGGTTCTTACGCCGTGATCAGGCTTGTTAAACAAGCTGGACCACCTTGTTAATCTTCGCTGCATCTCGACACTCGCCCAACTGGCCGCGGTCGACGCGGTTCCACCCGCCTCGCTGGTCGGGCCGGCCCAGTCGGCGATCGACGCCGGGATCGTCGGCGTCGACGACGGGGGAGCGCTGCGGTTCACCCACGATCTGTACGCCGATGTCACCTATCGACAACTCGATCCGATGCTGCGCTCGGTGCTGCACGATGCGATCGCCAGCCATCCCAGTACCCGGCACGATCCGCAGTCCGTGGCTCATCATCGAATCGCTTCGGGCAGTGACGAATCCGCGATGTTCGCGGCGGTACGCCGCGCCGAGAGCGAACTCGCCAGCACACCGGCGGTCGCGGCGGAACTCCTGCAGACGTTGGCCGGCACCGCACGTCCGTCGGCGGGGGTCAACACCGCACTCGCGCTCGCCCTCGCCCGAACCGGGCAGCTCGACCGGGCTTCACGCGTCGCCGAGGACGGCATGGCACTGGCGACCGAGATCGCCGAGTTCGCCGAGCTGCATCGGATCCTGTTGTTCGCCCTGATCGCCAAGGGGGACACCGACCGGGTGCGGGACCTGATCGACGAGACCCTGCAGCTCCCGGTCGGCGACGACGTCGCCGGCACGCTCACCGACCTGCGGCACTACGTGGGCATTCTCGACGGACGAAGACCCGCGCCGGACACCCCGTTCTTCGACGTCGAGCGGGACGCGTCCACCCGATCGGTGTCCGGCCTGATCGCCGAGGCGCTACGCCGGTTCCTGCGCGGCGAGGTGGAGGAGGCGCTCGGGATCGCGCTGCTCGCCTCGCGTCGGGACGCGGCGGAATCCGCCGGCGGCACACTGTCGACGTCGTCGGCCGACATCTGGCCGTCGCTGATCGAACAGTATGCGCACGGCCCGGCGGCGGCGGCCGACCTGCTCGCGGGTGCCGCCCGGTTGCGATCGAGCCGGGGCGCCGACTGGATGACCGCCTACCACGAGTTCACCCGCGGCGGAATAGCTCTCGGGCTCGGCGACCTCGACGACTCGGCGGCATCTTTCGATGCCGGACTGGATCGCGCGGACTCCGCGGACATGGGCTGGAAGTCGATGGCGGTCGGCGGGCGGGCCATGGTCGACGTGCTGCGCGGCGACCTGGCGGCCGCGTCGACTCGCCTCGACGCGTGGGACGACACGGGGTTACCGGACCAGTTCGGTTTCCCGGTGCCCACCCGCGCCCGCGCCCTGCTGCTCGAGGCGAACCGGAAACTACGTGCGGCCGCGACGACAGCCGGCCGCGCATGGGACCACGGCCGCCGGTTCGGTCTGTACTCCTGGCTGCCCACCGTCGTTCTCGAGACCGCGCGGATCGGCGCGCGTGCGGGCGACACCGCGCTGCTCGGCAGCATTCTGGACGGGCTCGACGAGTTCCCGGTACCGCCCGCGCGGCCCATGTCCGGGCCCGTCGCGGTGGCCCGCGCGATGTGTTCGGTGGTGCTCCACGACGCGGACCCGTTGACGATCGTGCACGCCGCCGACGAGTACGCCGAGATCGTGCAGGCGGTCGGGGACCGGCAGTCCGAGGCGTGCATGTGGGAGGAAGCCGCGTGCGCGGTCGCCCTTTCGGGAGACCGGGACCGCGCCCGCGAGCTCGCCCGGCGAGCGATGCGACTGACGCGTGCCATGGGAGCAAGCACCAGCTCCGCACGCGTGGCCTCGCGGTTGCGTCCGTTGGGGATTCGGCTCGACCCCGCGGCACGCGACCGGCCGACCCATGGTTGGGACAGTCTCACCAAGACCGAGACGACCGTCGCCGAACTGGTCGCGGCCGGCATGAGCGGCGGCGAGATCGCCGACCGACTGTTCATCTCGACCCGCACGGTGCAGACCCACGTCTCCCACGCCCTCGCCAAACTCGGCCTGCGCACCCGCGTCGAACTCGCCGCGTTCGTCGTGGGTCGGCAGCAGAACTGAGCATCGTCGCACGGTTGGCGCAGATTTCTCCGTCATGACGCAGATGTACGCGTCATCGGCCCGGCGGACAGTGGATGTACCCCAACGAGGACCCACCTCGGCCGTACCGAAGGAGACCAGCCGTGAACGCCAAATCCATGATCTTGGGACTAGCCCCCTGGTTCGTGTTCGCCTGGGCGGCCGAACGCCTGGGTGCCGACCACGTCACGCTCGCCGCGATCGCCGCCTGCGCGCTGGCCCTGGCCGTCACCATCTACGAGGCCGTCCGCACCGGCGGCGGTTGGAAGATCATCGACGTCGCCGGGGTCGTCCTGTTCGGCGTCATCGCGCTCATCGGCATCGTCGGTGACACCCAGGTCGATGAAGCGCTCGTGTTCTTCGGTCGCGGTGGTTCGGCGTTCGTCCTCGCCGCGGTCATGGCCGTGTCCGCGTTCACGGTTCCGTTCACCGAGCAGTACGCCCGCGAGACCGTCGATCCCGCCCTGTGGCACTCACCGGTGTTCCGCGCGAAGAACCGCCAGATCAGCCTCTTGTGGGCCGGGGCGATCGCACTCATGGGCTGCTCGCACATCGTCGCCGGATTGCTGGCGTCGTCGGCATCGGTGTCCGGCAGCCACCCGGGCAACATCCTGCTCAACTGGGTCGTGCCGATCGCGCTGATCGTGTTCGCGGTCAAGCGGACCCGGGCAATCGCCGACGCGGCCCCCAGCGCGCCCGCCGCCTCCACCGCCCCGACCGCCGGCTGACCCCCGCGGCACAGCCCTCCTACCGACCCGCCCTAAGGACATCCGATGACCATCACCACGCCCCCCACCCCCGCCCCCGTCGACCTCGCGCATCACGCCCACCTCACCGGTGTGTACGCCCCGCAGCGGGAGGAGGTCGATGTCACCGACCTGCCCGTCCGCGGCGAGATCCCCGCGGATCTGCGCGGCAGCTACCTGCGCAACGGCCCCAATCCGCGTTTCGATCCCATCGGATCGTTCGTCTATCCCCTCGACGGTGACGGCATGGTGCACCGGATCAGCATCGACGGCGGTCGCGTCGGGTACACCAACCGCTTCGTCCGGACCCCGATGGTCATCGCGGAAGAGGCTGCCGGACATGCACTCTGGTCCGGGCTCACCGACGGGTACACACCACCCGCGAGCGTTGTCGGGGACGAACTCGCCGGCACCTACCGCGAACTGCCCGACATCAACATCGTCCGCCACGGCGGACGGTTGATGGCGATGGCCGAATCCGACCAGCCCTACCTGCTCGAGCCGTCGACGCTGGCGACGCTGGCCAAGACCGACTGCGACGGCGCGATGCGGGTCGGCAGTACCGCCCACCCGAAGATCGACCCGGCCACCGGAGAGATGGTCTTGTTCAACTACGGACTCGAGTCGCCATACCTGACGTGGTCGGTGGTGTCCGCGGACGGGACGACGACCACCGGGCCCACGCCGGTCGACGGTCTGGACAAGTCGGTCATGATCCACGACATGGCCCTCACGTCGCGGTACCTCGTACTCTTCGTGTGCCCGTTGATCTTCGACCTCGAAGCCGCGATGACCGGTGGCTCGCTGCTGTCTTGGCAACCCGACGACGGCACGCGCATCGCCCTCATCCCGCGCGACGGCGGTCCGGTGCGCTGGGTCCAGACCGACCCGTTCTGGGTGTGGCACTTCGCCAACGCCTTCGACGGCCCGAGCGCCGAGGACGGTGTCACCGTCGACTACGTGGAGTGGAGCTACCCGGGTGGTTTCGCCGCCGAACCCCGGCCGGCGACGTCGGCGCTCACCCGCGCGATCATCCGCCCTGATGGCACCATCACCCGGAACACGATCAGCGACAACGCCTTCAACATGGAGTTCCCGCGAG
The genomic region above belongs to Gordonia hongkongensis and contains:
- a CDS encoding transposase; its protein translation is MAVALQQEAAGDRALQRRIANGEIKRSAPVDSTIRNWVRAWKRDGLLGLLDARSLRREQTWERIDERYRTVAELVFATLDGDRADVNISELDRRIKVELKRAGHVNVSTPQRLTAEYLAHLKRGAGATTRTQRSRSLQRVSGKEHFPAIRPGQIVAIDATRADNLVYDPLLGRPFSVEILTAIDVATRVILALRVVPKSADGIDAGLLLYDICRPFSMMVEGTTISHWRWAGLPQVVDASDVAVKVGRRSVAPDFTTLQGEHHIPGVMPDAIRADHGSIFVSDHFRAILRDFGIDLLLSRGKKPTDNPHVERWHETLQRAVQQLPGYKGRNTSERGRLVAEEALVTAAELEEHLRRFVALDYHRSWHTGLVIGGEPTARTSPLELWDIMLDVTGRIDVPQRADMIYQMLPVKWGTVGVAGVEFAEMVYDGKLLDDFRNVARGQFRDDDNKVPFLVDPHDLSSIWFPHPETGRVRPVAWRGSFFTDAPMTDTIVQAVRRRVRERGGNHILSRGSAQRQILDELTELTSGPVPTDWTAKLSAAHRRVEQSRKDHEEAQAAQGATRDEATQSGGNEARTKTPHTDSPQDDVPLDILDVPWPTMRADS
- a CDS encoding carotenoid oxygenase family protein, whose amino-acid sequence is MTITTPPTPAPVDLAHHAHLTGVYAPQREEVDVTDLPVRGEIPADLRGSYLRNGPNPRFDPIGSFVYPLDGDGMVHRISIDGGRVGYTNRFVRTPMVIAEEAAGHALWSGLTDGYTPPASVVGDELAGTYRELPDINIVRHGGRLMAMAESDQPYLLEPSTLATLAKTDCDGAMRVGSTAHPKIDPATGEMVLFNYGLESPYLTWSVVSADGTTTTGPTPVDGLDKSVMIHDMALTSRYLVLFVCPLIFDLEAAMTGGSLLSWQPDDGTRIALIPRDGGPVRWVQTDPFWVWHFANAFDGPSAEDGVTVDYVEWSYPGGFAAEPRPATSALTRAIIRPDGTITRNTISDNAFNMEFPRVDDRLLTRDHHRVATVAKGPRDTDATDSLWFHDLSAGTETFWSPGTAIGEPIYIPGVERDHWGAIGTDPADMRSYFYLLAADEPTAGPVATVELPIRVPAGLHGAWLADPS
- a CDS encoding helix-turn-helix domain-containing protein; its protein translation is MLNKLDHLVNLRCISTLAQLAAVDAVPPASLVGPAQSAIDAGIVGVDDGGALRFTHDLYADVTYRQLDPMLRSVLHDAIASHPSTRHDPQSVAHHRIASGSDESAMFAAVRRAESELASTPAVAAELLQTLAGTARPSAGVNTALALALARTGQLDRASRVAEDGMALATEIAEFAELHRILLFALIAKGDTDRVRDLIDETLQLPVGDDVAGTLTDLRHYVGILDGRRPAPDTPFFDVERDASTRSVSGLIAEALRRFLRGEVEEALGIALLASRRDAAESAGGTLSTSSADIWPSLIEQYAHGPAAAADLLAGAARLRSSRGADWMTAYHEFTRGGIALGLGDLDDSAASFDAGLDRADSADMGWKSMAVGGRAMVDVLRGDLAAASTRLDAWDDTGLPDQFGFPVPTRARALLLEANRKLRAAATTAGRAWDHGRRFGLYSWLPTVVLETARIGARAGDTALLGSILDGLDEFPVPPARPMSGPVAVARAMCSVVLHDADPLTIVHAADEYAEIVQAVGDRQSEACMWEEAACAVALSGDRDRARELARRAMRLTRAMGASTSSARVASRLRPLGIRLDPAARDRPTHGWDSLTKTETTVAELVAAGMSGGEIADRLFISTRTVQTHVSHALAKLGLRTRVELAAFVVGRQQN
- a CDS encoding TnsA-like heteromeric transposase endonuclease subunit — its product is MTWRFRFAGDKVSRVWNWQSDGPPDLARVVPIRKPRSSERQRHIPVTAYSLTMRDHLELESGLEHDLLRRLDRLHDVVALVPQPCQLKRGGSSSAKNTPDLLSLDDTGSVTLWNARLPHKMDDKFKLQVAMVEAACANVGWRHEVFNGLDRVERLNLLWLHGYRRRPSWYDQVAGEIGKEASNDAATLGSLFRLDTGNGEAIAVVWHMVWSGELDTNLSKRLTMETPVRAGLVA